One genomic region from Chrysemys picta bellii isolate R12L10 chromosome 16, ASM1138683v2, whole genome shotgun sequence encodes:
- the KMT2A gene encoding histone-lysine N-methyltransferase 2A isoform X2, with amino-acid sequence MSMEKVKKKEIKSGEKRRGRPPTLSSVKFKLSQVKDTSDIHKGSKETKENLKKIKRAPSTTFQHAAKIKKLRTGKLSPLKSKFKTGGKLQIGRKAVQIVRRRGRPPSSERLKTASPLVINSQLEKPQRVRKEKDGTPPLTKEEKTAVRQSPRRIKPVRIIPSTKRTDATIAKQLLQRAKKGAQKKIEKEAAKLQGRKGRTQLKNIRQFIMPVVSAISSRIIKTPKRFIEDEDYDPPIKIARLESTPNSRFSATSCGSSEKSSAASQHSSQMSSDSSRSSSPSVDTSTDSQASEEMQALSEERSNTPEVHTPLPISQSPETDNGDRRSRRFSMSERSFGQRAAKKLSTLQSVSQQQSSSSPPPPLLTPPPPLQPATGISDHTPWLMPPTIPLASPFLPTSAAPMQEKRKSILREPTFRWTSLKHSRSEPQYFSSAKYAKEGLIRKPVFDNFRPPPLTPEDVGFASGFSASGATAPARLFSALHSGTRFDMHKRSPLLRAPRFTPSEAHSRIFESVTLPSSVSRTTAGTSVTGISSRKRKRRVFSPIRSEPRSPSHSMRTRSGRLSTSDLTTLTPQSSVSSSLTSMSVSSLATSALNSTFTFSSPPLTQSGESAERSQRPRKQISTPTEPFSSTNPTPLFPWFTPSPQTERGRNKDRATEELSKDKDVDKSVEKDKSREKDREREKENKRESRKEKRKKGLEIQSSSALFPVGRVSKEKANEDVAAASSAKKAAGRKKSTAIDPVADAAAVALVDMTAGKTKMPKKSRGGLEKSDLDLSPTVPPLEKDKALRLSAPSSSTVKHSTSSISSMLAQADKLPMTDKRVASLLKKAKAQLYKIEKSKSLKQADQPKAQGQESDSSETSVRGPRIKHVCRRAAVALGRKRAVFPDDMPTLSALPWEEREKILSSMGNDDKSSIAGSEEAEPLAPPIKPIKPVTRNKAPQEPPVKKGRRSRRCGQCPGCQVPEDCGVCTNCLDKPKFGGRNIKKQCCKMRKCQNLQWMPSKAYLQKQAKVVKKKEKKSKTNEKKESHSGKNQVDSGQKPAPQTVLAKEDNALKKSSEPARKPSEEKNEEGNTSVPVLESKQVTASGARKTGKQAPQPLQVPLCQPPSSGPLKKEVSKTIPSEPKKKQTPLPELGIEQSKQKKVTPRPSFPVKQKPKEKEKLPPINKPENSTLNLLSTLSNGSSSKQKTPTDGVHRIRVDFKEDCEVENVWEMGGLGILTSVPITPRVVCFLCASSGHVEFVYCQVCCEPFHKFCLEESERPLEDQLENWCCRRCKFCHVCGRQHQATKLLECNKCRNSYHPECLGPNYPTKPTKKKKVWICTKCVRCKSCGSTTPGKGWDAQWSHDFSLCHDCAKLFAKGNFCPLCDKCYDDDDYESKMMQCGKCDRWVHSKCENLSDEMYEILSNLPESVAYTCINCTEQHPAEWRLALEKELQVSLKQVLTALLNSRTTSHLLRYRQAAKPPDLNPETEESIPSRSSPEGPDPPVLTEVSKQEEQQPLDLEGVKRKMDQGGYTSVLEFSDDIVKIIQAAINSDGGQPEVKKANSMVKSFFIRQMERVFPWFSVKKSRFWEPNKVTSNSGMLPNAVLPPSLDHNYAQWQEREENNHTEQPPLMKKIIPAPKPKGPGEPDSPTPLHPPTPPISSSDRSREDSPELNPPPDVEDNRQCALCLKYGDDSANDAGRLLYIGQNEWTHVNCALWSAEVFEDDDGSLKNVHMAVIRGKQLRCEFCQKSGATVGCCLTSCTSNYHFMCSRAKNCVFLDDKKVYCQRHRDLIKGEVVPENGFEVLRRVFVDFEGISLRRKFLSGLEPENIHMMIGSMTIDCLGILNDLSDCEDKLFPIGYQCSRVYWSTTDARKRCVYTCKIMECRPPVIEPDINSTVEHDENRTIAHSPAPPTAETLSKESRNTPEMVNPPSPDRPLHSQTSSSCYYPLISKGPRVRTPIYPLTQRSPGSRPLPSAGSPTPTTHEIVTVGDPLLSSGLRSIGSRRHSTSSLSQQQSKLRMIFPTRVGNTYSRHTVPGVSSIGSSSEHESSSKNIDSFKGSVNLSAPSALAQNSPNSSSSPRTVATSGNKTCHLGGSQSSEIKHSTSSELMSKSTSSKGEKTKLLSSKDSDSSAHSFASSGNTKMSTQVLSTSGIELNIHKKGTFQEPSSATLSSKDTMPFPSFHQRGPRKDRDLHMDLIQPEKIPSVEDLDGKNLKPAGMSSRSSAASDHVVSVCRDRRQKGKKLTKDTYKEKHSVKPFTDSSQLTTCDEGSLKPEFINQVLATEQISQRLCSNVSAEKTGDKSPPTQGASKAPLVQVEVASKEAQAPRKRTVKVTLTPLKMESESQSKNAQKENDAESQSKGAEPTALTELSSTSESQGDGSVVQGSPSDTPTQESQNNSYPNLPVEDRNLMLQDGTKAQEDGSYKRRYPRRSARARSNMFFGLTPLYGVRSYGEEDIPFYSNSTGKKRGKRSAEGQVDGADDLSTSDEDDLYYYNFTRTVVSSSAEERLGSHNLFKEEEQCNLPKISQLDGVDDGTESDTSVTATTRKVNQVTKRSGKENGTENLKLDRAEEAGEKVQVTKSSTGHKTDPKIDNCHAVSRVKTQGQDSLEAQLSSLDTGRRAHASTPSEKNLLDTFNTELLKSDSDNNNSDDCGNILPSDIMDFVLKNTPSMQALGESPESSSSELLTLGEGLGLDSNRGKDMGLFEVFSQQLPTAEPVDSSVSSSISAEEQFELPLELPSDLSVLTTRSPTVPSQNRNRLAVISESSLSSSGERSILALPSTESGEKRVTVTEKSASGEGDATLLSPGVDPSPEGHMTPDHFIQGHIDAEHIASPPCASVEQGHGSNQDLTRNSGTPGLQVPVSPTVPLQNQKYVPNSTDSPGPSQISNAAVQTTPPHLKPATEKLLVVNQNMQPLYVLQTLPNGVTQKIQLTPSGSSAQSVMETNTSVLGPMGSALTLTTELNPSLPSSQSLFPPTSKGLLPMSHHQHLHTFPTATQSGFPPNIGSPASGLLIGVQPPPDPQLLVSEASQRTDLGTTVTTPTSGLGKKRPISRLQSRKNKKLAPSGTPSAIAPSDMVSNMTLINFAPSQLSNSPLDLGTLGNSTSHRTVPNIIKRSKSGVMYFEQASLLPQGVAAAPAAAVGTSPSIIGPDAGHLTTGPVSGLASNSSVLNVVSMQATAAPSTGGSVPGHVLGQGSVTLTSPGLLGDLGSISNLLIKASQQSLGLQEQHMTLPPGSGMFSQLGTSQTPATAAMTAASSICVLPSAQTMGMTVAQSSTDPEGPYQLQHMTQLLAIKNASSQLDLATASAPQLSSFPQLVDIPNNTGLEQSKVSSTAMHASSASPGGSPSSGQQSASSSVLGPTKMKPKIKRIQPPLDKANGKKHKTSHMWTSPPEVHIPDRGANAVSQVSAAGTPAVKADIQDTSIDQLPQKPSGQPAGQMAVLTEPQSVQNTANEQENTGPKAPEEEEGTFSSPLMFWLQQEQKRKESLGEKKPKKGLVFEISSDDGFQICAESIEDAWKSLTDKVQEARSNARLKQLSFAGVNGLRMLGIIHDAVVFLIEQLYGAKHCHNYKFRFHKPEETNEPPLNPHGSARAEVHLRKSAFDMFNFLASKHRQPPEYNPNDEEEEEVQLKSARRATSMDLPMPMRFRHLKKTSKEAVGVYRSPIHGRGLFCKRNIDAGEMVIEYSGNVIRSILTDKREKYYDSKGIGCYMFRIDDSEVVDATMHGNAARFINHSCEPNCYSRVINIDGQKHIVIFAMRKIYRGEELTYDYKFPIEDASNKLPCNCGAKKCRKFLN; translated from the exons ATGTCCATGGAAAAGGTAAAGAAGAAGGAAATTAAAAGTGGGGAAAAGAGACGAGGAAGACCTCCAACTCTTAGTAGTGTGAAGTTCAAGTTATCACAAGTAAAGGACACATCAGATATTCATAAGGGGAGCAAAGAAACAAAAGAGAatctgaagaaaataaaaagggcACCGTCCACTACATTTCAGCATGCTGCAAAAATCAAGAAGTTACGAACTGGTAAACTCTCCCCACTGAAGTCTAAATTCAAGACTGGGGGGAAACTTCAGATTGGGAGGAAAGCGGTTCAGATTGTGCGCAGGAGAGGAAGGCCACCGTCTTCGGAACGTTTAAAGACTGCCTCACCACTAGTCATTAATTCACAGCTGGAGAAACCCCAGAGGGTACGTAAGGAGAAAGATGGCACACCACCACttacaaaagaagaaaagactGCTGTCAGACAGAGCCCCCGCAGGATTAAGCCTGTTAGGATTATTCCTTCTACCAAGAGGACAGATGCAACAATTGCTAAGCAACTCTTGCAGAGGGCTAAAAAGGGGGCACAAAAGAAGATTGAGAAAGAAGCAGCTAAACTGCAGGGTAGAAAGGGAAGAACTCAGCTCAAAAACATCCGGCAGTTCATCATGCCAGTTGTGAGTGCTATCTCTTCGCGGATCATTAAAACACCCAAGCGATTCATTGAAGATGAAGACTATGATCCTCCTATTAAAATAGCTCGCCTAGAGTCCACACCAAACAGCAGGTTTAGTGCTACATCTTGTGGGTCCAGTGAAAAATCAAGTGCGGCTTCTCAGCACTCATCTCAGATGTCTTCAGATTCCTCACGATCTAGTAGTCCTAGTGTAGATACATCTACCGACTCTCAGGCGTCCGAGGAGATGCAGGCACTTTCCGAAGAGCGCAGCAATACTCCAGAAGTTCATACCCCTTTACCTATTTCTCAGTCCCCTGAAACTGATAACGGTGATAGGAGAAGCAGGAGGTTTTCAATGTCAGAAAGGAGTTTCGGGCAAAGGGCAGCTAAAAAACTGTCGACCTTGCAAAGTGTGTCCCAGCAGCagtcctcttcctctcctcctccacctctgctcactcctcccccacccttacaGCCTGCTACTGGCATCTCAGACCACACGCCGTGGCTTATGCCTCCAACAATACCGTTGGCTTCACCTTTTCTGCCCACCTCTGCTGCACCCATGCAAGAGAAACGGAAATCAATTCTACGAGAACCAACATTCAGGTGGACCTCTCTGAAGCATTCTAGGTCAGAACCACAGTACTTTTCCTCAGCAAAGTATGCCAAAGAAGGTCTCATCCGTAAACCAGTATTTGATAACTTTAGACCCCCACCACTGACGCCAGAGGATGTTGGCTTTGCATCTGGTTTTTCAGCATCTGGTGCTACGGCTCCAGCTCGCTTGTTTTCTGCTCTTCATTCTGGAACAAGATTTGATATGCACAAAAGAAGTCCTCTGCTTCGAGCTCCAAGATTCACTCCAAGTGAGGCCCACTCCAGAATTTTtgaatctgtaaccttgccttcATCTGTTAGTCGAACCACTGCAGGAACTTCTGTGACAGGCATATCTTCTAGGAAACGAAAGAGAAGAGTGTTTAGCCCGATCCgatcagaacccagatctccttcGCACTCCATGAggacaagaagtggaagacttaGTACCTCTGACCTGACAACTCTCACCCCTCAATCTTCTGTCTCTTCCTCACTAACTAGCATGTCTGTTAGTTCTCTTGCCACTAGTGCCTTAAACTCAACTTTTactttttcttcccctcccctgacccAGTCTGGGGAATCAGCAGAGAGAAGCCAGAGACCAAGGAAGCAGATCAGCACTCCAACTGAGCCTTTCTCATCCACTAATCCTACTCCTCTGTTTCCCTGGTTCACACCAAGTCcccagacagagagagggagaaataaAGACAGGGCTACTGAGGAACTGTCCAAAGATAAAGACGTTGACAAAAGTGTGGAAAAGGacaagagcagagagaaagacagagagcGAGAAAAAGAGAACAAACGCGAATcaagaaaagagaaaaggaaaaaagggttaGAAATTCAAAGTAGCTCCGCTTTATTTCCTGTAGGTAGAGTGTCCAAAGAAAAAGCTAATGAAGATGTTGCAGCAGCATCTTCCGCTAAAAAAGCTGCAGGGCGGAAGAAGTCTACAGCAATAGATCCTGTAGCAGATGCTGCCGCTGTGGCTCTTGTAGATATGACAGCTGGCAAAACCAAAATGCCTAAGAAAAGTAGAGGGGGCTTAGAAAAATCCGATCTAGATCTAAGCCCCACTGTTCCGCCCCTGGAGAAAGACAAAGCCCTACGCCTCTCTGCTCCTTCGTCAAGCACTGTTAAACATTCCACTTCCTCCATCAGCTCGATGTTGGCTCAAGCGGACAAACTTCCAATGACCGATAAGAGGGTGGCCAGTCTCCTAAAAAAGGCTAAAGCCCAGCTGTACAAGATTGAGAAGAGCAAATCCCTCAAACAAGCGGATCAGCCAAAAGCCCAG GGTCAAGAGAGTGATTCATCAGAGACTTCAGTGCGAGGACCACGAATAAAACATGTCTGCAGGAGGGCGGCTGTAGCACTAGGCCGTAAGCGGGCAGTGTTTCCTGATGACATGCCTACTCTGAGTGCCTTACCATGGGAAGAACGAGAGAAGATATTGTCTTCCATGGGAAATGATG ATAAGTCATCAATAGCTGGCTCAGAAGAGGCTGAACCCCTTGCTCCACCTATCAAACCAATTAAGCCAGTTACCAGAAACAAGGCACCCCAAGAGCCTCCAGTGAAGAAAGGTCGGCGCTCAAGGCGCTGTGGGCAGTGCCCAGGCTGCCAGGTTCCAGAGGACTGTGGTGTCTGTACTAACTGTCTAGACAAACCGAAGTTTGGTGGGCGCAACATAAAGAAACAGTGCTGCAA GATGAGGAAATGCCAGAATCTGCAATGGATGCCTTCAAAAGCTTATCTCCAGAAGCAAGCTAAAG TTgtgaaaaagaaagagaagaaatccAAGACCAATGAAAAGAAAGAGAGCCATTCTGGGAAGAACCAAGTGGATTCTGGACAGAAACCAGCTCCTCAGACTGTTTTAGCAAAAGAAGATAATGCCTTGAAGAAGAGCAGTGAACCTGCCCGAAAGCCAAGTGAGGAGAAAAATGAAGAGGGAAATACCTCTGTCCCAGTGTTGGAGTCCAAACAGGTCACTGCTTCTGGTGCCAGAAAAACTGGCAAACAGGCACCTCAGCCATTGCAAGTTCCCCTTTGTCAGCCGCCTAGCTCAGGACCACTGAAAAAAGAAGTATCTAAAACCATACCTAGCGAGCCCAAGAAAAAACAGACACCCCTACCAGAATTAG GCATAGAGCAAAGCAAACAGAAGAAAGTTACTCCCCGTCCAAGTTTCCCTGTGAAACAGAAACCAAAAGAAAAG gaaaaacttcctccaATCAACAAGCCAGAGAACAGCACACTGAATTTGCTCAGTACGCTGTCAAATGGAAGCAGTTCCAAGCAAAAGACACCTACAGATGGGGTCCACAGGATCAGAGTGGACTTCAAG GAGGACTGTGAAGTGGAGAACGTTTGGGAGATGGGTGGGCTAGGCATTCTGACCTCGGTACCTATCACTCCCAGGGTGGTCTGCTTTCTCTGTGCCAGCAGTGGACACGTGGAG TTTGTGTATTGTCAGGTCTGTTGTGAGCCCTTCCACAAGTTCTGTTTAGAAGAGAGTGAGCGCCCTCTGGAGGACCAGTTGGAAAACTGGTGCTGTCGTCGTTGCAAGTTCTGTCATGTATGTGGAAGACAGCATCAGGCAACAAAG TTGTTGGAGTGTAATAAGTGCCGAAACAGCTATCACCCTGAGTGCCTGGGACCAAACTACCCAACAAAACCCACCAAGAAAAAGAAAGTTTGG ATCTGTACCAAATGTGTTCGCTGCAAGAGCTGTGGTTCAACAACTCCAGGCAAAGGATGGGATGCACAGTGGTCTCATGACTTCTCACTGTGTCATGATTGTGCCAAACTCTTTGCTAAAG GAAACTTCTGCCCACTCTGTGACAAGTGCTATGATGACGATGACTATGAGAGTAAGATGATGCAGTGTGGGAAGTGTGATCGCTGGGTCCACTCCAAATGTGAAAATCTTTCAG ATGAGATGTATGAAATCCTCTCTAACCTTCCTGAGAGTGTGGCATACACTTGCATTAACTGCACAGAGCAGCACCCTGCCGAATGGCGGCTGGCACTGGAAAAGGAGCTGCAAGTTTCTTTGAAGCAGGTTTTAACAGCCTTGTTAAATTCCAGGACTACCAGTCACTTACTACGTTACAGACAG GCAGCCAAACCACCGGATTTAAATCCTGAGACAGAAGAGAGTATCCCATCCAGAAGTTCTCCCGAAGGTCCAGATCCTCCTGTTCTAACAGAGGTCAGcaagcaggaggagcagcagcctcTGGACCTGGaaggagtgaaaagaaaaatggaTCAAGGAGGTTACACTTCCGTG TTGGAATTTAGTGACGATATTGTGAAGATTATTCAAGCAGCCATTAATTCAGATGGAGGGCAACCTGAAGTTAAAAAAGCTAATAGCATGGTCAAGTCCTTCTTTATTCGG CAAATGGAGCGTGTTTTTCCATGGTTCAGTGTAAAAAAATCCAGGTTTTGGGAGCCAAATAAAGTAACAAGCAA CAGTGGGATGTTGCCGAATGCAGTGCTGCCCCCTTCACTTGACCATAATTATGCTCAGTGGCAGGAGCGTGAAGAGAATAACCACACTGAACAGCCCCCTTTGATGAAGAAAATCATTCCAGCTCCAAAACCCAAAGGGCCTGGAGAACCAGATTCACCAACTCCGCTGCATCCGCCGACACCACCTATCTCTA GCTCTGATAGAAGCCGGGAGGATAGCCCTGAACTTAATCCACCTCCTGATGTGGAAGACAATAGGCAGTGTGCACTCTGTCTGAAATATGGTGATGATAGTGCTAAC GATGCTGGACGTCTCCTGTACATTGGCCAGAATGAATGGACACATGTAAACTGTGCTCTATGGTCAGCAGAAGTGTTTGAGGATGATGATGGGTCTCTGAAAAATGTACACATGGCTGTGATCAGAGGGAAGCAGTTG AGATGCGAGTTCTGCCAAAAGTCAGGCGCCACAGTAGGCTGCTGTCTTACTTCCTGCACTAGCAACTATCACTTCATGTGCTCCCGAGCCAAGAACTGTGTCTTTCTGGATGATAAGAAAGTGTACTGCCAGCGGCATCGTGACTTGATCAAAGGAGAG GTGGTACCGGAGAATGGGTTTGAAGTTCTTAGAAGAGTTTTTGTGGACTTCGAAGGGATCAGTTTGAGAAGAAAATTTCTTAGTGGCCTGGAGCCAGAAAACATCCACATGATGATTG GTTCAATGACTATAGACTGCTTAGGAATTCTGAATGATCTGTCAGACTGTGAAGACAAGCTGTTCCCCATTGGTTATCA GTGTTCCAGGGTGTACTGGAGCACAACAGACGCTCGGAAGCGCTGTGTGTATACTTGTAAGATCATGGAATGTCGACCTCCTGTCATAGAGCCAGATATCAATAGCACTGTAGAGCATGATGAGAACAGGACAATTGCTCATAGTCCAGCACCCCCAACAG CAGAAACTCTATCCAAAGAGAGTCGAAATACACCAGAAATGGTAAACCCTCCATCTCCAGATCGTCCCCTGCATTCTCAAACCTCCAGTTCCTGTTACTATCCTCTGATCTCAAAAGGTCCCAGGGTCAGGACACCAATCTATCCCCTAACACAGCGGTCTCCTGGGTCTAGGCCTTTGCCCTCTGCAG GAAGTCCTACACCAACGACCCATGAAATAGTAACAGTGGGAGATCCTTTATTATCCTCTGGACTTAGAAGCATTGGCTCTAGGAGACACAGTACCTCCTCTTTGTCACAACAGCAGTCAAAACTCCGAATGATTTTTCCCACGAGAGTTGGGAACACTTACTCCAGACACACTGTGCCTGGAGTATCTAGTATCGGATCCTCTTCCGAGCATGAATCAAGCTCAAAAAATATAGACAGCTTCAAAGGGTCAGTGAATTTAAGTGCTCCAAGTGCTTTAGCTCAAAATAGCCCTAACTCTTCAAGCTCTCCGAGAACGGTAGCTACAAGTGGAAATAAAACTTGTCATTTGGGTGGATCTCAGTCTTCAGAAATAAAACACTCTACCAGTTCAGAGTTGATGTCCAAAAGCACATCTTCAAAGGGAGAGAAGACAAAATTGTTGAGCTCAAAGGACTCAGATTCTTCAGCTCATAGCTTTGCTTCATCTGGGAATACTAAAATGTCCACCCAAGTGCTTAGTACATCAGGCATAGAATTAAACATTCATAAAAAGGGAACTTTTCAAGAACCTTCTTCTGCAACACTTTCTTCCAAAGATACAATGCCCTTTCCATCTTTCCATCAGAGAGGCCCAAGGAAAGATAGAGACCTACATATGGACCTCATACAACCAGAAAAAATCCCTTCTGTTGAAGACTTAGATGGAAAGAACTTAAAGCCTGCTGGAATGAGTAGCAGGTCTTCTGCAGCAAGTGACCACGTGGTTTCTGTTTGCAGAGACAGACgacagaaaggaaaaaagttaACAAAAGACACTTACAAAGAAAAACATTCTGTAAAACCTTTTACAGACTCGAGTCAATTGACCACCTGTGATGAAGGAAGCTTAAAACCAGAATTCATAAATCAGGTTTTGGCAACTGAACAGATTAGTCAGAGGTTGTGTAGTAATGTTTCTGCTGAGAAAACTGGGGATAAGTCTCCACCTACACAAGGGGCATCTAAAGCTCCATTGGTGCAAGTTGAAGTAGCCTCAAAGGAAGCACAGGCTCCTAGAAAACGCACAGTTAAAGTAACCCTGACTCCTCTTAAGATGGAAAGTGAAAGCCAATCTAAAAATGCACAGAAAGAAAATGATGCCGAATCGCAGAGTAAGGGTGCAGAACCAACTGCTTTGACAGAGCTGTCTTCAACTTCTGAAAGCCAAGGAGATGGTTCTGTTGTCCAGGGAAGTCCAAGTGATACTCCTACCCAGGAATCTCAAAATAATTCTTATCCGAATCTGCCTGTTGAAGACAGAAACTTGATGCTTCAGGATGGAACTAAAGCTCAGGAAGATGGTTCCTACAAGCGGAGGTATCCCCGGCGAAGTGCTCGGGCAAGATCTAACATGTTCTTTGGATTAACTCCTTTGTATGGTGTGAGATCTTATGGAGAGGAAGACATTCCATTTTACAGCAACTCAACTGGGAAGAAGCGAGGAAAGAGGTCTGCAGAAGGACAAGTAGATGGTGCAGATGACTTAAGTACTTCGGATGAAGATGACTTGTACTACTACAATTTCACCAGGACAGTGGTTTCCTCAAGTGCAGAAGAGAGGCTTGGATCCCATAATTTATTCAAGGAGGAGGAGCAGTGCAATCTTCCAAAAATCTCCCAGTTAGATGGTGTGGATGATGGAACAGAAAGTGATACAAGTGTTACAGCAACAACAAGAAAAGTAAATCAGGTAACCAAAAGAAGTGGCAAAGAAAATGGGACTGAAAACTTAAAGCTTGATCGAGCTGAAGAAGCTGGAGAGAAAGTACAGGTCACCAAGAGCTCCACTGGCCATAAGACTGACCCAAAGATTGATAATTGCCATGCTGTGAGCAGGGTTAAAACACAGGGTCAGGATTCCTTGGAAGCTCAGCTGAGTTCCTTGGACACAGGCCGTAGAGCTCATGCTAGCACACCCTCAGAGAAGAACTTATTGGATACTTTTAACACAGAACTGCTAAAATCAGACTCTGACAATAACAATAGCGATGACTGTGGAAACATTCTGCCTTCGGACATCATGGACTTTGTACTAAAGAATACACCATCGATGCAGGCTTTAGGAGAAAGCCCGGAGTCCTCTTCATCTGAACTTCTAACACTGGGGGAAGGGCTAGGTCTTGATAGTAATCGTGGCAAGGACATGGGTTTGTTTGAAGTGTTTTCTCAACAGCTGCCAACTGCTGAACCAGTGGATAGTAGCGTTTCTTCCTCTATATCAGCAGAGGAGCAGTTTGAGTTGCCTTTAGAACTTCCATCAGATCTCTCCGTTCTAACTACTCGTAGTCCTACTGTGCCCAGCCAAAACCGCAACAGGCTTGCTGTAATTTCGGAGTCTTCACTCTCATCTTCAGGAGAGAGGTCTATACTGGCTTTACCTTCCACAGAATCTGGAGAGAAGAGAGTTACAGTCACAGAAAAATCTGCCTCCGGTGAAGGGGATGCAACTCTTTTAAGCCCAGGGGTAGACCCAAGCCCTGAAGGACATATGACTCCTGATCACTTCATCCAAGGTCACATAGATGCAGAGCACATAGCCAGCCCACCTTGCGCCTCAGTAGAGCAAGGACATGGCAGCAACCAGGATTTAACTAGGAACAGCGGTACTCCTGGACTCCAAGTGCCAGTATCGCCTACTGTTCCTCTTCAAAACCAAAAATACGTTCCAAACTCCACTGACAGTCCTGGTCCATCTCAGATTTCTAATGCTGCAGTACAGACAACCCCGCCGCACCTAAAACCAGCCACTGAAAAACTTCTGGTAGTCAATCAGAACATGCAGCCTCTGTATGTCCTCCAGACTCTTCCCAATGgtgttacacaaaaaatacagcTGACTCCTTCTGGTAGTTCTGCACAGAGCGTAATGGAGACCAATACTTCAGTGCTAGGGCCCATGGGCAGTGCACTTACATTGACTACGGAATTAAATCCAAGCCTGCCATCATCTCAGTCTTTATTCCCCCCCACTAGCAAAGGACTGTTGCCTATGTCCCATCACCAGCATTTGCATACCTTTCCCACAGCTACTCAGAGTGGTTTCCCACCAAATATTGGCAGTCCTGCATCAGGTCTCCTTATTGGTGTACAGCCACCTCCTGATCCTCAACTTTTAGTGTCTGAAGCAAGCCAGAGGACAGACCTTGGCACTACAGTTACCACCCCAACATCTGGCCTTGGGAAGAAAAGGCCAATATCCCGACTGCAGTCACGAAAGAATAAAAAGCTAGCTCCGTCCGGAACCCCTTCTGCCATAGCTCCTTCAGATATGGTTTCCAACATGACTTTGATTAATTTTGCTCCCTCCCAACTTTCCAACAGCCCATTAGATTTGGGGACCCTTGGAAATTCGACATCCCATAGGACTGTTCCCAATATTATTAAAAGGTCTAAGTCTGGAGTCATGTATTTTGAGCAAGCGTCTTTGCTGCCCCAAGGTGTGGCAGCGGCCCCTGCTGCGGCAGTTGGCACTTCACCCAGCATTATTGGACCAGATGCCGGCCACCTCACGACAGGGCCGGTGTCGGGACTAGCATCAAATTCATCAGTGCTGAATGTAGTATCCATGCAGGCCACAGCAGCACCTAGCACTGGTGGGTCAGTACCTGGCCACGTTTTGGGACAGGGTTCTGTAACATTAACTAGCCCTGGATTGTTGGGAGACCTTGGCTCAATAAGCAATCTCTTGATCAAAGCCAGTCAGCAAAGTCTTGGTCTTCAGGAACAGCACATGACTTTGCCACCAGGTTCTGGGATGTTTTCACAACTGGGGACGTCACAGACTCCAGCTACAGCAGCAATGACAGCTGCATCAAGCATATGTGTATTGCCTTCCGCACAGACTATGGGCATGACAGTTGCTCAATCATCCACTGACCCAGAAGGTCCCTATCAGCTTCAGCATATGACACAACTTTTAGCCATCAAAAATGCTTCTTCCCAGCTGGACCTTGCCACCGCTTCAGCACCTCAGTTGTCAAGCTTTCCACAGCTAGTGGACATTCCTAACAACACAGGCCTTGAGCAAAGCAAGGTTTCCTCAACTGCAATGCATGCCAGTTCAGCTTCGCCTGGAGGCTCCCCGTCATCTGGCCAACAATCTGCAAGTAGCTCAGTGCTCGGTCCCACAAAAATGAAGCCAAAAATTAAACGAATTCAACCGCCTTTAGACAAAGCGAATGGAAAGAAGCATAAAACTTCTCACATGTGGACCAGTCCCCCTGAAGTACACATTCCAGACAGAGGGGCCAATGCTGTATCCCAGGTCTCAGCTGCAGG GACTCCCGCAGTGAAGGCAGACATTCAAGATACAAGTATAGATCAGCTACCACAAAAGCCATCTGGGCAGCCTGCAGG GCAAATGGCAGTTCTTACAGAGCCGCAGTCAGTGCAGAACACAGCAAATGAGCAAGAAAATACAG GACCCAAAGCtcctgaggaggaggaaggcacTTTCAGCTCCCCACTTATGTTTTGGCTGCAGCAAGAACAAAAGAGGAAAGAAAGCCTTGGTGAGAAGAAGCCAAAGAAAGGACTAGTGTTCGAGATCTCAAGTGATGATGGTTTTCAGATCTGTGCAGAAAGTATTGAAG ATGCCTGGAAATCACTGACTGATAAAGTTCAAGAAGCTCGTTCCAATGCCCGTCTGAAGCAGCTATCATTTGCAG GTGTGAATGGTTTGAGGATGCTGGGGATTATCCATGACGCTGTTGTGTTCCTGATTGAGCAGCTTTATGGAGCAAAGCATTGCCACAATTATAAATTTAGGTTCCACAAACCAGAGGAGACCAATGAACCCCCATTGAATCCCCATGGCTCTGCTAGGGCAGAAGTCCACCTCAG GAAGTCAGCATTTGATATGTTCAATTTCCTGGCTTCTAAACACCGACAGCCACCAGAATACAACCCCaatgatgaggaagaggaggaagtgcAGCTGAAGTCTGCTCG GAGGGCAACTAGTATGGATCTGCCAATGCCCATGCGATTCCGACACTTGAAGAAGACCTCCAAGGAGGCAGTTGGTGTCTACAG